Proteins found in one Promicromonospora sukumoe genomic segment:
- a CDS encoding carbohydrate ABC transporter permease, whose translation MSAPAPARGKTPARRPVPTRPDDTVRRTPAARRSRRAEAAFGFGMIGLAGAAILLFTIGPILASFGLSFFAWDVITPPRFVGLDNYAAIGSDQRVVHSFGVTAVLAFSIVALQVAIGLFLALLVDQRRRASTKAIFRTVFYLPLLASTAAVSIFMTYMFNERFGVVNYYLTLLGGSGVPWLTSDAGAVVTIVFVAVWQSVGFTFVLFVAALAGLPRDVMEAAEIDGAGPVRSLLRIKLPLISPTVFFACVIGLINAMQLFDQAFIMTKGGPGTATTTITMVIYQTAFQNLQFGYGSAISMVLFAALIALTGLQFTLSRRLVFYS comes from the coding sequence ATGAGCGCGCCCGCACCCGCCCGGGGTAAGACGCCCGCCCGGCGCCCAGTACCCACCCGGCCCGACGACACCGTCCGGCGCACGCCCGCCGCCCGCCGCAGCCGCCGCGCCGAGGCCGCGTTCGGTTTCGGCATGATCGGCCTGGCCGGCGCGGCGATCCTGCTGTTCACGATCGGCCCGATCCTCGCGTCGTTCGGCCTGTCGTTCTTCGCCTGGGACGTCATCACGCCGCCGCGGTTCGTCGGCCTGGACAACTACGCGGCGATCGGCAGCGACCAGCGCGTGGTGCACTCGTTCGGCGTCACGGCCGTGCTGGCGTTCTCGATCGTGGCCCTCCAGGTCGCGATCGGGCTGTTCCTCGCGCTCCTCGTGGACCAGCGCCGCCGGGCCTCGACCAAGGCGATCTTCCGCACCGTGTTCTACCTGCCACTGCTGGCGTCCACGGCCGCCGTGTCGATCTTCATGACGTACATGTTCAACGAGCGGTTCGGCGTCGTGAACTACTACCTGACCCTGCTGGGCGGCAGCGGCGTGCCGTGGCTGACCAGCGACGCCGGCGCCGTGGTCACGATCGTCTTCGTCGCGGTCTGGCAGTCGGTCGGGTTCACGTTCGTGCTGTTCGTGGCCGCCCTCGCCGGGCTGCCGCGCGACGTCATGGAGGCCGCCGAGATCGACGGCGCCGGGCCGGTGCGCTCCCTGCTGCGGATCAAGCTGCCGCTGATCAGCCCGACGGTCTTCTTCGCCTGCGTGATCGGCCTGATCAACGCGATGCAGCTCTTCGACCAGGCCTTCATCATGACCAAGGGCGGGCCCGGCACGGCCACCACGACCATCACGATGGTCATCTACCAGACGGCGTTCCAGAACCTGCAGTTCGGGTACGGCTCGGCCATCTCCATGGTGCTCTTCGCGGCGCTGATCGCGCTGACCGGACTGCAGTTCACTCTCTCCCGGAGGCTGGTGTTCTACTCGTGA
- a CDS encoding carbohydrate ABC transporter permease, producing the protein MTAPSFSPPAQRSRSAQFSRSALTRRIGRAVGLVVLVLAAMVAFGPLLWTLTTSLREPAESFTNPPVWLPLEPDFSNYAKVFSEVSLGRFFLNSVIVTGLIVGAQIITCTLSGYAFAMVRFPGRGAIFALFLATMMVPVQTTIIPVFVLISRMGLSDSLASLILPAIGSAFGTFLMRQYFLQMPVELGEAARVDGASRFQVFRLIYAPMATPAMATLAILAFTGFWAEFYRPLIFLQSQENFTLPLGLVTLQGTFGTGSISVVLAGVILSMIPSVILFVIAQRRFVEGITAGSFR; encoded by the coding sequence GTGACCGCTCCCTCGTTCTCCCCGCCCGCCCAGCGCTCCCGGTCGGCTCAGTTCTCAAGGTCGGCCCTCACCCGCCGGATCGGCCGCGCCGTCGGCCTCGTCGTCCTGGTCCTGGCCGCGATGGTCGCCTTCGGCCCGCTGCTGTGGACGCTGACGACGTCGTTGCGCGAGCCCGCCGAGTCCTTCACCAACCCGCCGGTCTGGCTGCCGCTGGAGCCTGACTTCTCGAACTACGCGAAGGTGTTCTCGGAGGTCTCGCTCGGGCGGTTCTTCCTGAACAGCGTGATCGTCACCGGCCTCATCGTCGGCGCGCAGATCATCACCTGCACGCTGAGCGGCTATGCGTTCGCCATGGTGCGCTTCCCGGGGCGCGGCGCGATCTTCGCGCTGTTCCTGGCCACCATGATGGTGCCGGTCCAGACCACGATCATCCCGGTGTTCGTGCTGATCAGCCGCATGGGGCTGTCCGACAGCCTGGCCTCGCTGATCCTCCCGGCCATCGGCAGCGCGTTCGGCACGTTCCTGATGCGGCAGTACTTCCTGCAGATGCCCGTCGAGCTCGGCGAGGCGGCGCGGGTCGACGGCGCCTCCCGCTTCCAGGTGTTCCGCCTGATCTACGCGCCGATGGCGACGCCGGCCATGGCCACGCTCGCGATCCTCGCGTTCACCGGGTTCTGGGCGGAGTTCTACCGGCCGCTGATCTTCCTGCAGTCGCAGGAGAACTTCACGCTGCCGCTCGGGCTCGTCACGCTCCAGGGCACCTTCGGCACGGGCAGCATCTCGGTGGTGCTGGCGGGCGTGATCCTGTCCATGATCCCGAGCGTCATCCTCTTCGTGATCGCCCAGCGGCGGTTCGTCGAGGGCATCACCGCGGGCTCGTTCCGCTGA
- a CDS encoding ABC transporter substrate-binding protein — protein MPLPPLSRRSLLRAGGVGLALAATTTLASCAPPSDPKALKIAFFGDQSGADELRARLEEPVRALDPTIRLEINATPGTDWNEFFAKLLTQIAAGSRPDIVSVATEGVQLMAGRGLAAPLDEYVTRDLAELQDYFDDVSPALVEAMMYDGSLFLLPLDYNAGNMYYSPVLFERAGLDLPAPDWTVDDFYDAGRAMARIPDINAYDWVVRLWGSWTSFLYANDGNLLTEGRAPGGQWLWDAAYAGNPAAAGRGGGWAWGDPVANSPAAVEALEFMIELRKEGIAPSPDVGGGQTSQALFAAGRVGMSVGGGFWAGGLHNAGMAPGTFDVQYFPRWKSQRHLFGTAGYSILETSDKKDLAWEVVKRLTFPDAFDVLFPGNVTTPARQSLSTAQRYETTGPEHWDVFSSTLTEFPETAPIPAPIYFNALSTALNQRTTEAIATGDARAALDGLQIDLETAAGAVG, from the coding sequence ATGCCATTGCCGCCACTGTCCCGACGGTCGCTGCTGCGGGCCGGGGGTGTCGGACTCGCGCTCGCGGCGACGACAACCCTGGCGTCGTGCGCGCCGCCGTCGGACCCGAAGGCCCTGAAGATCGCGTTCTTCGGGGACCAGAGCGGGGCGGACGAGCTGCGCGCGCGGCTCGAGGAGCCGGTCCGCGCGCTCGACCCGACCATCCGGCTGGAGATCAACGCGACGCCGGGCACCGACTGGAACGAGTTCTTCGCCAAGCTGCTCACGCAGATCGCCGCGGGCAGCCGCCCCGACATCGTGAGCGTCGCCACCGAGGGCGTGCAGCTCATGGCCGGCCGCGGCCTGGCCGCGCCGCTGGACGAGTACGTGACGCGCGACCTGGCCGAGCTCCAGGACTACTTCGACGACGTCTCCCCCGCGCTGGTCGAGGCGATGATGTACGACGGCAGCCTGTTCCTGCTGCCCCTCGACTACAACGCCGGGAACATGTACTACAGCCCGGTCCTGTTCGAGCGGGCGGGCCTCGACCTGCCCGCGCCGGACTGGACCGTCGACGACTTCTACGACGCCGGCCGCGCCATGGCCCGCATCCCCGACATCAACGCCTACGACTGGGTCGTGCGGCTGTGGGGAAGCTGGACCTCGTTCCTCTACGCGAACGACGGCAACCTGCTGACCGAGGGCCGCGCGCCCGGCGGGCAGTGGCTCTGGGACGCCGCGTACGCGGGCAACCCCGCCGCGGCCGGCCGCGGCGGCGGCTGGGCCTGGGGCGACCCCGTCGCCAACTCCCCCGCCGCGGTCGAGGCGCTCGAATTCATGATCGAGCTGCGCAAGGAGGGCATCGCACCCTCGCCCGACGTCGGCGGCGGCCAGACCTCGCAGGCCCTGTTCGCCGCGGGCCGCGTCGGCATGAGCGTGGGCGGCGGCTTCTGGGCCGGCGGCCTGCACAACGCGGGCATGGCGCCGGGCACTTTCGACGTGCAGTACTTCCCGCGCTGGAAGTCGCAGCGGCACCTGTTCGGCACGGCCGGCTACTCCATCCTGGAGACCTCCGACAAGAAGGACCTGGCCTGGGAGGTCGTCAAGCGGCTGACCTTCCCGGACGCCTTCGACGTGCTGTTCCCGGGCAACGTGACCACGCCCGCGCGGCAGTCCCTGTCGACGGCGCAGCGGTACGAGACCACCGGCCCGGAGCACTGGGACGTGTTCAGCAGCACGCTGACCGAGTTTCCGGAGACGGCACCCATCCCCGCCCCGATCTACTTCAACGCCCTGTCGACCGCGCTCAACCAGCGCACCACCGAGGCCATCGCCACCGGTGACGCGCGGGCCGCGCTCGACGGGCTGCAGATCGACCTCGAGACGGCAGCGGGAGCGGTCGGATGA